Proteins encoded in a region of the Ziziphus jujuba cultivar Dongzao chromosome 3, ASM3175591v1 genome:
- the LOC107422054 gene encoding phloretin 4'-O-glucosyltransferase has product MKQRRYIIVPFPAQGHINPSLQFSKRLIGTGAEVVFVIPISVHRRIMKNKTSTSTPDGLSFFLYSDSFDDGFKPGDDLHRYLSELRRGSKQAVSDLINSSAKHGRPVTCVFYSLCVQWIAETARELHVPSALLWVEPATLFCIYYYFFHGYEDEIKNNINDPSYSLELPGLPLKLTGRDLPSLMDDTKSENNWVQINMFREQFEVLDKETKTPRVLVNSFGALEPEAFVSIGDNQVKLFGIGPLIQSSFSGVKDHEDQSKTSFRGDLYQIDSNDNYIEWMSLKPERSVIYVSFGSFYVLPKPQIEEIAGGLLDYGRPFLWVITERQREEGKKEEDELSCREELEKLGRIVSWCSQLNVLSNTSLGCFVTHCGWNSTLQSLVCGVPMVAFPRWLDQETNAKLIEDVWKTGLRVKANKEGIVDRDEIKRCLELVMGDDEIGRNAKKWKDLDRDALKAGGTFDKNFKAFLDEIDQEKGHFLD; this is encoded by the coding sequence ATGAAACAACGGCGGTACATCATCGTTCCATTTCCAGCACAAGGTCATATAAACCCCAGCCTACAGTTCTCGAAGCGCCTCATCGGAACCGGTGCGGAGGTCGTCTTTGTCATCCCCATCTCAGTCCATAGGCGCATCATGAAGAACAAAACTTCCACTTCCACCCCGGACGGCCTATCTTTCTTCCTCTATTCCGACAGCTTCGACGACGGTTTCAAGCCCGGTGATGACCTGCACCGTTACCTGTCCGAGCTCCGCCGTGGCAGTAAACAAGCTGTCTCCGATCTCATAAACTCCAGTGCCAAACATGGCCGTCCCGTCACTTGTGTATTCTACTCCTTATGCGTCCAGTGGATTGCAGAGACAGCCCGTGAACTCCACGTTCCATCGGCGTTGCTTTGGGTCGAACCGGCTACCTTGTTCTGCATCTACTACTATTTCTTCCATGGCTATGAAGATGAAATCAAGAACAACATCAACGATCCTTCATATTCCTTAGAATTACCTGGACTTCCATTGAAGCTCACTGGTCGTGACCTTCCCTCTCTCATGGATGATACAAAGTCTGAAAATAATTGGGTCCAAATCAACATGTTTAGAGAGCAGTTCGAAGTGCTTGACAAAGAAACCAAAACTCCAAGAGTGCTTGTGAACAGCTTTGGTGCTTTAGAGCCTGAAGCTTTTGTATCAATCGGTGATAATCAGGTTAAACTATTCGGGATCGGACCGTTGATTCAGTCCAGTTTCTCGGGTGTAAAAGATCATGAAGATCAATCCAAGACTTCTTTTAGAGGTGATCTTTACCAAATTGACTCAAACGATAATTATATAGAATGGATGAGCTTGAAACCGGAGAGGTCAGTCATTTATGTGTCGTTTGGGAGCTTCTACGTGTTGCCAAAGCCACAAATAGAGGAAATTGCAGGTGGATTATTGGATTATGGCCGTCCTTTCTTGTGGGTTATTACAGAAAGGCAACgcgaagaaggaaagaaagaagaagatgagcTAAGTTGCAGAGAGGAATTGGAGAAGCTTGGGAGGATAGTTTCATGGTGTTCTCAGCTGAACGTTTTGTCAAACACTTCATTGGGTTGTTTTGTGACCCATTGTGGGTGGAATTCCACATTGCAGAGCTTGGTTTGTGGGGTTCCAATGGTGGCTTTTCCGAGGTGGTTAGACCAAGAAACCAATGCTAAGCTTATCGAGGATGTTTGGAAGACAGGGCTGAGAGTGAAGGCAAATAAGGAAGGGATTGTTGATAGAGATGAGATTAAGAGGTGCTTGGAATTGGTAATGGGAGATGATGAAATTGGAAGGAATGCCAAGAAATGGAAGGATTTGGATAGAGATGCTTTGAAGGCTGGTGGAACTTTTGATAAGAATTTCAAGGCGTTTTTGGATGAGATAGATCAGGAGAAAGGTcattttttagattaa